A region of Mugil cephalus isolate CIBA_MC_2020 chromosome 3, CIBA_Mcephalus_1.1, whole genome shotgun sequence DNA encodes the following proteins:
- the LOC125005389 gene encoding chymotrypsin A-like, protein MAFLWILSCLAFAGAAYGCGTPAISPVVTGYARIVNGEEAVPHSWPWQASLQDYTGFHFCGGSLINENWVVTAAHCSVGLSDRVVLGEHDRSSNSESIQVLKVGKVITHPKYSSYTINNDIQLIKLATPAQLNIRVSPVCLAATGDDFPGGLKCVTSGWGLTRYNAANTPALLQQAALPLLTNTSCRNYWGTKITDLMICAGASGASSCMGDSGGPLVCEKGGAWTLVGIVSWGSGTCSTNMPGVYARVTALRSWVDQTLAAN, encoded by the exons ATGGCTTTCCTGTGGATTCTCTCCTGCCTCGCCTTCGCCGGCGCTGCCTATG GTTGCGGTACTCCCGCCATCTCTCCCGTCGTCACCGGTTACGCTCGAATCGTGAACGGTGAGGAGGCGGTGCCTCATTCCTGGCCGTGGCAGGCGTCCCTTCAG GATTATACCGGTTTCCACTTCTGCGGAGGCTCTCTCATCAACGAAAACTGGGTTGTGACAGCTGCTCACTGCAGTGTCGG GTTATCTGACCGTGTGGTTCTTGGAGAACATGACCGTTCCTCCAACTCTGAAAGCATCCAGGTGCTGAAGGTTGGAAAG GTGATCACTCACCCCAAGTACAGCAGCTACACCATCAACAACGACATCCAGCTGATCAAGCTGGCCACCCCCGCCCAGTTGAACATCAGAGTGTCTCCAGTGTGTCTGGCTGCGACCGGAGACGACTTCCCCGGAGGCCTGAAGTGTGTGACCTCTGGCTGGGGCCTGACCCGCTACAACG ctgcTAACACCCCCGCCCTGCTGCAGCAGGCCGCTCTGCCCCTGCTCACCAACACCAGCTGCCGCAACTACTGGGGCACCAAGATCACCGACCTGATGATCTGCGCCGGAGCCTCCGGAGCCTCCTCCTGCATG GGCGACTCTGGTGGTCCTCTGGTCTGCGAGAAGGGTGGAGCCTGGACTCTGGTTGGTATTGTGTCCTGGGGAAGTGGAACCTGCAGCACCAACATGCCTGGCGTCTACGCCCGTGTCACCGCTCTGCGCTCTTGGGTGGACCAGACCCTGGCTGCCAATTAA
- the LOC125005638 gene encoding agouti-related protein, whose translation MFAFVLLCCWSFSLLQLSSGLVHGNIQLDEGLVPGRHNEPSYLADAERSHAPDPVHESSLLPMDSVEDHFLMEPGSYDEDSSAAALQLQGRSMRSMPRRCIPHQQSCLGYPLPCCEPCDTCYCRFFNAICYCRRVGHACPTRRT comes from the exons ATGTTTGCTTTCGtgctgctgtgttgttggtCCTTCAGtctgctgcagctctcctcCGGTCTGGTTCATGGAAACATTCAACTGGACGAAGGTCTTGTCCCTGGCCGCCACAACGAACCCTCATACCTGGCGGACGCAG agagaagccaCGCCCCTGACCCCGTGCATGAATCGTCCCTCCTGCCTATGGACTCAGTAGAGGACCACTTCCTGATGGAGCCAGGCTCCTATGATGAG GACTCTTCAGCGGCAGCATTGCAGCTCCAGGGTCGTTCGATGCGTTCGATGCCTCGTCGTTGCATCCCTCACCAGCAGTCCTGTCTGGGCTACCCGCTGCCCTGCTGTGAGCCCTGTGACACTTGCTACTGCCGCTTCTTCAACGCCATCTGCTACTGCCGCCGAGTCGGCCATGCATGTCCTACCAGGCGCACCTAA
- the LOC125005441 gene encoding chymotrypsin A-like has protein sequence MAFLWILSCLAFAGAAYGCGTPAISPVVTGYARIVNGEEAVPHSWPWQASLQDYTGFHFCGGSLINENWVVTAAHCGVGLSDRVVLGEHDRSSSSESIQVLKVGKVITHPKYSSYTINNDIQLIKLATPAQLNTRVSPVCLAATGDDFPGGLKCVTSGWGLTRYNAANTPALLQQAALPLLTNTSCRNYWGTKITDLMICAGASGVSSCMGDSGGPLVCEKGGAWTLVGIVSWGSGTCSTSMPAVYARVTALRSWVDQTLAAN, from the exons ATGGCTTTCCTGTGGATTCTCTCCTGCCTCGCCTTCGCCGGCGCTGCCTATG GTTGCGGTACTCCCGCCATCTCTCCCGTCGTCACCGGTTACGCTCGAATCGTGAACGGTGAGGAGGCGGTGCCTCATTCCTGGCCGTGGCAGGCGTCCCTTCAG GATTATACCGGTTTCCACTTCTGCGGAGGCTCTCTCATCAACGAAAACTGGGTTGTGACAGCTGCTCACTGCGGTGTCGG GTTATCTGACCGTGTGGTTCTTGGAGAACATGACCGTTCCTCCAGCTCTGAAAGCATCCAGGTGCTGAAGGTTGGAAAG GTGATCACTCACCCCAAGTACAGCAGCTACACCATCAACAACGACATCCAGCTGATCAAGCTGGCCACCCCCGCCCAGTTGAACACCAGAGTGTCTCCAGTGTGTCTGGCTGCGACCGGAGACGACTTCCCCGGAGGCCTGAAGTGTGTGACCTCTGGCTGGGGCCTGACCCGCTACAACG ctgcTAACACCCCCGCCCTGCTGCAGCAGGCCGCTCTGCCCCTGCTCACCAACACCAGCTGCCGCAACTACTGGGGCACCAAGATCACCGACCTGATGATCTGCGCCGGAGCCTCCGGAGTCTCCTCCTGCATG GGCGACTCTGGTGGTCCTCTGGTCTGCGAGAAGGGTGGAGCCTGGACTCTGGTTGGTATTGTGTCCTGGGGAAGTGGAACCTGCAGCACCAGCATGCCCGCCGTCTACGCCCGTGTCACCGCTCTGCGCTCTTGGGTGGACCAGACCCTGGCTGCCAATTAA